The genome window GGACTTCACCTTCGTATGCCCCACCGAGATCATCGCCTTCAGCGAGCATGCCGAGGCTTTCCGCAAGCTGCACTGCGAAGTCCTGGGGGCCTCTGTGGACTCGCACTTCACCCACCTGGCCTggtgcggggcggggaggggggacatgGGTGAGGCCTCGCCGCCCTCTAGGGAGTGCCAGCTCCgatccagccctgggctgcagggactggCAGGGTCAGGGGGGCCCATCTCTGATCTGGCCCTAGGGGTGGGGAGtagctggctcagggggcagggaatgagacatgggggggagcgggggggctggctATGATTGCAACCCAAGCTAATGCATCAGGAACCCTGGTTTCCACCTGGAAGGAGACTGAGACCCACAGCATGTGACAGTGTCTCAGGCCAGTGACCAAAATGCCCCCTAGACACCCCTCTGCTCTCCCTTGTGATGGGTGTGAGGTCAGGATCTTGCCAGCCCTGCACAAGAGGCCTGGCGCTGctggcttgctctgccccagATGCCCCGATGCAATCGGTACATGAGATCTGGAGCGAaacctgtggggaggggggggctgggaaGACTGCCTGTCTAGTCCCTTAACCCATCTGGACCTGGTACCAGGCCtctggggaggggtcagagccCCTGGGTGCCAGGGGTTGGAATCGCCCCACAGACCAGTTCCAATGCCTCACAAGCTATCAAAAAGCCCCATGCTCCCtggtcagatagggggcaggggtggggtccaTCCCTCCCTTGCTGTGGGGAAAACACTGGGCTAGAATCCAGCAGACATTACCAACTGTcccagaggggtggggcagggtgggcccCTACTGGCTTTATCTGGGCACACTCTGTGAGAGAAGCCTTATCACCCCTAGCTGCTGGGGCCAGCCAGAGACAGGCCTGTaacggggggtggggagtggctggCTAAACTGGCATGCCCCTTCTAGGATGGGGGTGttcttctctcccccttccagAATAGGGCTCTCATCAGCATGCCCCCCCAGTCTGAGCACTGTCTCAGATCCTCTGATTTAGTGTCTAACCTGGGTGTCTGTCTTCTGGTggtttgtgggaggaggggaaattccCCCCCTCACTAGCAGCTCTGTGGGAGTCTGGCTGGAccagctgccccccagcccccgatGCTGCGAGCCAGAATGTGAGCCATGCTGCTGCAGGCTGGGTCTGCCCCATGGGCCCCCTGAGTGGGATACGGGGCCTGATGCAGTAGGGCAGGTGGCCTCATTCCCTGGGCGGGAGCTGGTGCCAGGGGGCAGATCTAGATGTGGGGTCCCTGTGGCTGGGATTGGGGGCATACCACAGCATGAGACTAACCCCCTTGTCTCCTGGTAGGGTCAACACCCCGCGGAaggagggggggctgggcacCATAAAGATCCCTTTGCTGTCAGATCTCACCCGCAGCATGGCCATGGACTATGGGGTGCTGAAGGAGGATGAGGGAATCGcctacaggtgtgtgtgtgtgggggggggggtgactgaCTGCCCTTGTGCATGAGCTTCTGGGGTttgctctggctggggggggggtgggggggaaatggtggTCACTTGTGCTGAGGTCCCCACTCCGGTCTCCCTGTGGTGGTTTTGGGGCCCCATTGGAGTTCTGCCCCTTAACTTCACAGCAGTGCCAGCTAGTGTCGAacgacacccccacccccatggctggTGAAGGGTGGGTGTATCTGGCGAACGGGACGCtgactggggagctggggcagtgTGTGGGAACACCAGGGTGGGTATATTTGGGGGGGTGGAAGGAGCCCCATGGGGTGCCAGGCTGGGTGTGTCACTCTGGTATCCCCACAGCCAGTCTTGCCCTGACTGAGGCTAGAGATTTCCTATCTCTGGAGCTGATgtactccccaccccactgaatctctaggtgtgtctcccaggggggcggggggggggtggtctcCACTAAGCAACAGCTGGCTCTGAGCATCCAGGTGTCAGGTGGGGGTGCCCCACAGCCCGTGGGGGGAAGGCTGCAGGCTCCGTGATCCCCTGGGATCCCCACCGTGACAGATATGGGATGTTATCtgggctgaggggggggggggggctgtgcaccCCCACCATTGGTTCCCATTGGGGTGTGATCCCAATTCCCCCCCCGCAGGGGCCTGTTTATCATCGACAGCAAGGGTGTCCTGCGCCAGATCACAGTCAACGACCTGCCGGTGGGGCGCTCGGTGGAGGAGGTGCTACGCCTGGTGCAGGCGTTCCAGTACACGGACACGCATGGGGAAGGTGAGGCTGGGTCCAGCCTCCGCACGGGTTGGCGGGGGGAGCTCTtggtggtgtggggggcagggtaaagGCCAGGTTAGGGGGAAGGCAGGGCCCAACTGCGGCAGTGTATCTAGATGGGGTGGGTGCCCCACAGCTGGGGGGTGGGACAGCAGGTCTGAGTTTGTTCCTGGGGggcaaagtggggtggggggctctcaACCCCAGCTGTTTCCAGCTGGCTGCAGACTCTGCTTGTACTAGGAGGTTTCTCTCGAAGGGTTAGAGACGCATGCACACGCCCACCCCCATGCCAGGCAGGAGAGGTGGGGTAGAGCCCCATGCATGGACCTACAGTGCTTGCTCCATCCAGCCCTGGGCAGACCTccaagctggagggggagggttgcctagtggttagagcactagcctaggacttggcaTCAAACCCAGGTTTTCTgtactctgcctcagtttccccatctgcaaagggCGGGGGGAATACAAAGCAGGgatgccctgctcctgcctctggtctcctaacccccctcccccactctctctccAGTGTGCCCGGCAGGCT of Natator depressus isolate rNatDep1 chromosome 20, rNatDep2.hap1, whole genome shotgun sequence contains these proteins:
- the PRDX2 gene encoding peroxiredoxin-2, whose protein sequence is MEQPRPDGGVEGVAIRPGCRLAASRARAAEVEGVFAVIARSDEDMASGNAHIGKPAPGFHAMAVVDGAFKEIKLSDYRGKYVVLFFYPLDFTFVCPTEIIAFSEHAEAFRKLHCEVLGASVDSHFTHLAWVNTPRKEGGLGTIKIPLLSDLTRSMAMDYGVLKEDEGIAYRGLFIIDSKGVLRQITVNDLPVGRSVEEVLRLVQAFQYTDTHGEVCPAGWQPGSDTIKPTVKDSKDYFAKQH